The following proteins are co-located in the Rattus norvegicus strain BN/NHsdMcwi chromosome 19, GRCr8, whole genome shotgun sequence genome:
- the LOC100909916 gene encoding trafficking protein particle complex subunit 2-like protein, whose protein sequence is MVHTSLDVVDEKISAKGKALVDQRELYLGLLYPTEDYKVYGYVTNSKVKFVMVVDSSNTALRDNEIRSMFRKLHNSYTDVMCNPFYNPGDRIQSRAFDTMVTSMMAQVC, encoded by the coding sequence ATGGTGCACACGTCTCTGGACGTGGTGGATGAGAAGATCTCTGCGAAGGGGAAAGCACTGGTGGACCAGAGAGAGCTGTACCTGGGCCTGCTCTACCCAACCGAGGACTACAAGGTATACGGCTATGTGACCAATTCCAAGGTGAAATTTGTCATGGTGGTGGATTCCTCCAATACGGCCCTGCGGGACAATGAGATCCGCAGTATGTTCCGGAAGCTGCATAACTCCTACACAGATGTGATGTGCAACCCCTTCTACAACCCAGGAGACCGAATCCAGTCTAGGGCCTTTGATACCATGGTAACTTCGATGATGGCCCAGGTGTGCTGA